The Coffea eugenioides isolate CCC68of chromosome 8, Ceug_1.0, whole genome shotgun sequence genome has a segment encoding these proteins:
- the LOC113780352 gene encoding uncharacterized protein LOC113780352 → MRQNHLGRNPPEIPGRRDKRNSNLYCAYHRDVGHETEDCNDLKREIENLIRQGYLKQFVRKDGGFNRIVSYRENRGLRREDRRDTNMHCRGPEDRREDKQPPRDGSPGYGPNIAGVINTIAGGPTGGDSQNSRKRTYRQAGMEVAEPSSRLSEVITYGPTDPVPAASSNHETLVIEVLTNNYIVKKVYVDPGSSVDVLYYRTFESLKLTREQLTPVRTPLVGFGGHVVHPEGMMSLMVTIGRHPRCRTIPVNFAVVKADSPYNMLIGRPTLNALRAVYSTYHLSFKFPTPAGVAEVSSDVSTARECYLATIQAAVTPRTASKAEEKRPAVLSIDCIDPQKAGKPGRLEPGDEVEQVVFDEMRPD, encoded by the coding sequence ATGAGGCAGAATCACCTCGGCCGAAACCCTCCTGAAATTCCAGGGAGGAGAGATAAGAGGAACTCAAACCTCTATTGTGCCTACCACCGGGATGTTGGGCACGAGACTGAAGACTGTAATGATCTGAAGCGAGAGATCGAGAATTTGATCCGGCAAGGGTACCTGAAGCAATTCGTCCGCAAGGATGGGGGCTTCAACCGAATCGTCTCCTACCGGGAGAACCGGGGCCTCCGCCGAGAGGACAGGCGGGACACGAACATGCATTGCCGAGGTCCCGAGGATCGTAGGGAGGACAAGCAGCCTCCACGCGACGGATCACCGGGCTACGGCCCCAACATCGCCGGGGTGATCAACACGATCGCGGGAGGACCAACCGGAGGAGACAGCCAGAACTCCCGGAAGCGGACCTACCGCCAGGCCGGGATGGAGGTAGCCGAGCCGAGCTCTCGGTTGTCCGAGGTCATCACCTATGGTCCCACTGACCCTGTCCCCGCCGCTTCCAGCAACCACGAAACCCTCGTGATCGAGGTCCTCACCAACAACTACATAGTCAAAAAGGTCTATGTTGACCCCGGAAGCTCGGTAGACGTCTTGTACTACCGAACCTTCGAGAGTTTGAAACTGACCAGGGAGCAGCTCACTCCGGTCAGGACTCCCCTCGTTGGATTCGGGGGACACGTGGTCCACCCCGAGGGTATGATGTCCCTGATGGTGACCATCGGGCGTCATCCCCGTTGCCGGACTATACCCGTCAACTTCGCGGTAGTCAAGGCAGATTCTCCCTACAATATGTTGATAGGTCGACCCACGCTCAATGCCTTGAGGGCTGTGTACTCTACCTATCATCTGAGTTTCAAATTCCCGACACCGgcgggggtggccgaggtgagcagCGACGTGAGTACTGCCCGCGAATGCTACCTCGCCACCATCCAAGCCGCAGTCACTCCCCGGACTGCGTCGAAGGCCGAAGAGAAGAGGCCGGCCGTCCTCTCCATAGACTGCATCGATCCTCAGAAGGCGGGAAAGCCCGGCAGGCTGGAACCCGGGGATGAGGTGGAGCAGGTGGTCTTTGATGAGATGAGACCTGACTAA